The following proteins are co-located in the Colletotrichum lupini chromosome 4, complete sequence genome:
- a CDS encoding WD repeat-containing protein, with the protein MPHFDQLDAPKKGKPIKSAFDSESFDADGTIHVAGLVGSATIAPSQRDVALASPEGLSIIDLDSPYNPPRRLSSHGSPWLVTDVQWSPFAVRDYWVVSTANHRALVWNLNLRDDSTSGAIEHSLQGHSRAITDINWSAHHPDQLASCAVDGYVHCWDLRRPRQPVLTFCDWFAGATQVKYNRQDPHILASSHDRWLHIWDERRPSEPLKSIGAHTSKIYGIDWNRTTSTKIVTCSLDKHIKFWDYASDQDVPDRVIRTEFPVWRARHTPFGQGLLAMPQNEPGDLYLYDWRTPPKDPEEGPTEPVAVFPGHGNHKAKEFLWRSRGSITEDALDNRDFQLVSWGEDNELRLQQVDPSILESVGYVKGMAANKNVVLTRKGAAYKTFRTVEDTVSRDRRSATMSDPRNSAQYRQSALTMGMRSGPTTYSKLGAAWKGSSMKAKSTSREMDRSQAHIGWMKGIMMNKRKTSTDSPRRADSKDSSMFSPGYMDDDKWGEPETIQEEFLRISMQLPKVKWEHIDMDNLTLNASLNGPWGANSDPIFIKVTVDIPSNYPKAKAPRFYIEKTGFMSDKTHRKIEHEIHELCQQFLERKQNCLDVAFSYLLGEIDLAASTNFFKNVKDLDDPLDGLGSESSSEDENDIPAGGSASMSQELPPNAEAESTLAPNNRPTIPPLPRFCGARFSNDGRLVCFFPTKEEKARALLFTPAEPMRERSKGEPVFAGFGRLAHDSPPGKRYGNDEMSATDEQSDSDVSTGSSSSSDSESTSINKMSLWYQPRHRFKRTWSDNRSVRSSGGGTGVGTGTGTGSLRRRPGAKSKNVVSLHDLSDILPAKKEFAEDYAIFGDGAEVCEHNAQVAEKHGCQDLVDVWRYLSLILRRDIPLELSNMDRHQNSILIIARDALARFRHEGSPVPKTINGKDTADFNGRVKWGNHPLARDFISDLFDYFEKTADIQMLAMLSCIFSEAFTEDSVAYAESHLTQPDTPLPMKTPAFSLDYFPTDASLWTYNTRSQTNSAITTPRTLHTPIRYSGSQGSAEEMLWTGDPGSNSYSCGETPPPRGKEYLGEGDQTPSLSTSPSGRTLSRANSGLTSSFAINFPRPFSGVATGTTTAASSPPNHGRKRPSPAETILSTLAPSAPGAVTWGGSTIMGDSGTARTSLSDDEVYRDDLFSMVPIGVSVHMEDQTIFDDDGWMTTPLLEATRADMYATYRYVYAEILQMWNQPLARLEIMKFNVLQQGQGGTGSIDDFHDTYSIADTSTTIQQHHHDQQHQSHQAQHHQQQPHNTSPILLGKKEQLQALVASGRGLDVTGVCRVHETQLEPLKYTSASATRSGGAVGACDRCRRPQYQLLCVYCREPVDALYPPCLGCGCAFHEACLAEWHAAGEVTCPAGDECNCVEEASSGQVESWAAMMGALRKGQQPASGISSAPSGGVMGRGFVLPPPTIEEPDDEEVERGDWESVASSAGIPSRMQGGGAGSGAVMSAARISLGNRLKKSAGDTAAAWSRASSLRKGRGGHPGAGVGPDPGLGSGNGAAGGTWRSAK; encoded by the exons ATGCCGCACTTCGACCAGCTTGATGCGCCGAAGAAGGGCAAGCCGATCAAGTCAGCCTTCGACAGCGAGAGCTTTGATGCGGATGGCACGATTCACGTCGCCGGTCTAGTAGGATCGGCGACGATAGCTCCTTCTCAGAGAGATGTTGCCTTAGCATC ACCCGAAGGTTTATCCATTATTGATTTGGACTCACCTTACAATCCTCCTCGTCGACTCAGCAGTCATGGCTCCCCTTGGCTTGTCACTGATGTCCAATGGTCGCCCTTTGCCGTTCGCGACTACTGGGTCGTGTCCACTGCCAATCATCGCGCGCTTGTATGGAACCTCAACTTGAGAGATGACTCGACATCGGGGGCCATTGAGCACTCACTTCAAGGCCACAGCAGAGCCATCACCGATATCAACTGGTCCGCCCACCACCCCGACCAGCTCGCTTCGTGTGCTGTCGATGGTTACGTCCACTGCTGGGATCTCAGACGCCCGAGACAGCCTGTCCTTACTTTCTGCGATTGGTTTGCCGGCGCCACGCAAGTCAAGTACAACCGCCAGGACCCGCACATCCTGGCTTCATCTCACGACAGGTGGTTGCACATTTGGGACGAAAGACGACCAAGCGAGCCCCTGAAATCAATCGGCGCACACACCTCAAAGATCTACGGGATTGATTGGAATCGGACAACGTCAACCAAGATTGTTACTTGCTCTTTGGATAAGCACATCAAGTTTTGGGACTATGCGAGCGATCAAGATGTCCCGGATCGCGTTATACGTACCGAGTTCCCGGTGTGGCGCGCTCGTCATACCCCTTTTGGCCAGGGGCTCCTTGCGATGCCTCAGAACGAACCAGGCGACCTGTACCTGTACGACTGGCGAACACCTCCCAAGGACCCTGAGGAAGGGCCGACTGAGCCAGTAGCAGTATTTCCTGGCCACGGCAACCACAAGGCCAAGGAGTTCTTGTGGAGAAGTAGAGGGAGCATCACCGAAGATGCGCTAGATAACAGAGACTTCCAGCTCGTCTCTTGGGGAGAGGATAATGAGCTGCGCCTGCAGCAAGTCGACCCGTCTATTCTCGAGTCTGTGGGATATGTCAAGGGGATGGCGGCCAACAAGAATGTCGTCCTCACACGCAAAGGCGCTGCCTACAAAACTTTCCGAACGGTTGAGGACACAGTCAGCCGAGACAGGAGGAGTGCCACAATGAGCGATCCCCGTAATAGCGCGCAATACCGTCAGAGTGCTCTGACTATGGGTATGCGGTCTGGGCCGACAACCTATTCCAAACTTGGTGCGGCTTGGAAGGGCTCATCAATGAAAGCCAAAAGCACTTCCAGAGAGATGGATCGTAGCCAGGCACATATCGGCTGGATGAAGGGAATCATGATGAACAAGCGCAAGACATCTACAGACAGCCCTAGAAGGGCAGATTCAAAGGACTCTAGCATGTTCAGCCCAGGTTACATGGACGATGACAAGTGGGGAGAACCAGAGACTATCCAGGAAGAGTTTCTCCGCATCAGCATGCAGCTTCCCAAGGTCAAATGGGAGCACATCGACATGGATAACTTGACGCTCAACGCATCCCTCAATGGCCCGTGGGGCGCCAACAGCGACCCCATCTTCATAAAAGTTACAGTCGACATACCATCTAACTATCCTAAAGCCAAAGCACCAAGATTCTACATTGAGAAGACCGGCTTCATGTCAGACAAGACGCATCGGAAGATCGAGCACGAAATTCATGAGCTTTGCCAACAGTTTCTGGAGCGAAAGCAGAATTGCCTGGATGTTGCTTTCTCTTATCTGTTAGGCGAGATCGACCTGGCGGCGAGCACGAATTTCTTCAAGAATGTGAAGGATCTTGACGATCCATTAGACGGCCTTGGTTCCGAGAGCTCTAGCGAAGACGAGAACGATATCCCGGCCGGCGGTTCCGCATCCATGTCTCAAGAATTGCCTCCGAACGCAGAGGCCGAAAGCACCTTGGCACCAAACAACAGGCCTACAATTCCACCCTTGCCACGGTTCTGCGGTGCCCGGTTTTCCAATGACGGGAGGCTGGTGTGCTTCTTCCCAACCAAGGAAGAAAAGGCAAGGGCATTGCTATTCACGCCGGCAGAACCCATGCGGGAGAGGTCAAAAGGGGAGCCTGTATTCGCCGGTTTCGGCCGTCTTGCGCATGATTCTCCGCCTGGAAAGCGATATGGTAACGACGAGATGTCCGCTACAGACGAGCAGTCCGACTCTGATGTCTCCACCGGTTCATCCTCTTCGAGTGACTCGGAATCAACATCTATCAACAAGATGAGCCTATGGTATCAGCCTCGACATCGTTTCAAGCGAACTTGGAGTGACAATCGCTCTGTTCGATCAAGCGGTGGCGGCACGGGAGTGGGAACCGGAACCGGCACAGGATCGCTTAGAAGGCGACCAGGCGCAAAATCGAAGAACGTCGTCTCCCTCCACGACTTATCGGATATTCTGCCTGCGAAGAAGGAATTCGCAGAAGACTATGCTATATTTGGGGATGGTGCTGAGGTCTGCGAGCACAATGCACAGGTCGCAGAGAAGCATGGCTGCCAAGATCTGGTAGATGTCTGGCGCTACCTCTCACTGATTCTCCGCCGAGATATCCCACTGGAATTGTCAAACATGGACCGTCACCAAAACTCCATTCTGATCATAGCCAGAGACGCTCTTGCGCGATTCCGTCACGAGGGTTCGCCGGTTCCCAAGACGATTAATGGCAAAGACACTGCTGACTTCAACGGGAGAGTGAAGTGGGGCAATCATCCGCTAGCGAGGGATTTCATCAGCGATCTCTTTGATTACTTTGAGAAGACTGCAGATATCCAGATGCTAGCTATGTTGTCCTGCATCTTTAGTGAAGCATTCACCGAAGACAGTGTTGCCTACGCCGAATCGCACCTCACGCAGCCAGACACACCGCTGCCGATGAAGACTCCGGCATTTTCACTCGATTACTTCCCCACGGATGCATCTCTTTGGACTTACAACACTAGGAGTCAGACAAATTCAGCCATCACCACGCCTAGAACATTGCACACACCAATCCGATACTCTGGGTCACAAGGTTCTGCTGAAGAAATGCTTTGGACTGGGGACCCAGGCTCAAACTCTTACTCGTGCGGCGAGACACCGCCACCAAGGGGTAAGGAATATCTCGGGGAGGGGGATCAAACGCCAAGTCTCTCCACGTCGCCCAGTGGAAGGACGCTGTCGAGAGCCAACTCGGGTCTGACCTCGAGCTTCGCTATCAACTTTCCACGACCCTTCAGCGGTGTTGCAACGGGGACAACGACCGCAGCATCATCGCCGCCTAACCATGGTCGTAAGAGACCGAGTCCAGCAGAGACCATATTGAGCACCCTCGCCCCCAGTGCACCCGGTGCTGTCACTTGGGGAGGCTCCACCATCATGGGCGACTCGGGCACGGCTCGCACCTCCCTCTCGGACGACGAGGTTTACCGCGACGATCTATTCTCCATGGTACCTATCGGAGTGTCTGTCCATATGGAGGATCAGACCATATTCGATGACGACGGGTGGATGACCACGCCGCTTCTAGAGGCGACCCGCGCTGACATGTACGCCACGTATCGCTATGTCTACGCCGAGATTCTACAAATGTGGAATCAGCCTCTGGCTCGCCTGGAGATTATGAAGTTCAACGTGCTTCAGCAAGGCCAGGGAGGGACTGGCTCGATTGACGATTTCCATGATACCTACAGTATCGCCGATACTTCGACAACAATCCAGCAGCATCACCACGATCAACAGCACCAGAGCCATCAGGCCCAGCATCACCAGCAGCAACCGCACAATACCTCCCCGATCCTCCTCGGAAAGAAGGAGCAGCTCCAAGCTCTTGTCGCTTCCGGCCGCGGTCTCGACGTTACCGGCGTATGCCGCGTCCACGAGACCCAGCTCGAGCCTCTGAAATACACTTCCGCCTCCGCGACTCGCTCCGGCGGCGCCGTCGGTGCGTGTgatcgctgccgccgcccgcAGTACCAGCTCCTCTGCGTATACTGCCGCGAGCCCGTCGACGCCCTGTACCCGCCGTGTCTAGGCTGCGGCTGCGCCTTCCACGAGGCGTGTCTCGCGGAGTGGCATGCCGCCGGCGAGGTTACCTGTCCTGCTGGCGACGAGTGTAACTGCGTAGAAGAGGCGTCGAGCGGGCAGGTCGAGTCGTGGGCTGCCATGATGGGCGCGCTGAGGAAGGGTCAACAGCCAGCCTCGGGTATTTCTTCTGCTCCCTCAGGAGGCGTCATGGGTCGCGGATTCGTGCTGCCGCCACCTACTATCGAGGAGCCGGATGACGAGGAGGTTGAAAGGGGCGACTGGGAGAGCGTGGCGAGTTCCGCGGGGATCCCTAGCCGGATGCAAGGGGGAGGAGCGGGTAGCGGTGCGGTTATGAGTGCCGCGCGGATCAGTCTGGGTAACAGGCTTAAGAAGTCTGCGGGCGATACCGCGGCTGCTTGGTCCCGTGCTTCTAGTTTGAGAAAGGGTAGGGGTGGTCATCCGGGAGCTGGGGTTGGACCCGACCCCGGACTAGGCAGCGGGAACGGAGCTGCTGGTGGGACTTGGAGGAGCGCGAAATGA
- a CDS encoding ubiquitin-conjugating enzyme E2 35 produces the protein MALPKRIVKETERLMAEPVPGISAVPHEDNLRYFDVEIHGPTQSPYEGGVFKLELFLPDDYPMTPPKIRFLTKIFHPNVDKLGRICLDVLKNNWSPALQIRTILLSIQALLGAPNPDDPLAADVAKSWKEDEQAAIATAKEWTTKFAVPK, from the exons ATGGCTTTGCCTAAGCGTATTGTGAAGGAGACGGAGCGTCTCATGGCTGAGCC GGTACCCGGAATCAGTGCCGTCCCTCACGAGGACAACCTCCGCTACTTCGATGTCGAAATTCACGGACCTACACAATCTCCGTATGAAG GCGGTGTCTTCAAGCTCGAGCTCTTCCTTCCCGACGACTACCCCATGACTCCCCCCAAGATTCGCTTCCTTACCAAGATCTTCCACCCGAATGTCGACAAGCTGGGCCGCATCTGTCTCGATGTTCTGAAGA ACAACTGGTCCCCTGCCCTCCAGATCCGCACTATTCTCCTTTCAATCCAGGCCCTCCTCGGCGCCCCCAACCCCGACGACCCCCTCGCCGCCGACGTCGCGAAGAGCTGGAAGGAGGACGAGCAGGCCGCCATCGCGACGGCCAAAGAGTGGACCACGAAATTCGCTGTGCCCAAATAG
- a CDS encoding heterokaryon incompatibility protein — protein sequence MTESLADYQYQALSTIDSIRLLSVSQDDNHPHGLCLSLKEVNLDDEPIFAALSYTWQLPKYSNSEQTQEPGPGKTFDVVCDGRSMEISENLFDFLRTILDYRCLSGTKADRASSTTRKCLPKVRAALETMPLWIDAFCINQANSEEKKHQVLLMHRIYSSAQNVLVWLGLSEPGSEVQWIHDRFIPRLSRARKESESMKKLLQEDHYCRTPEVIDQLGYDTCSRWATSWFIFAKFLRENRWFDRGWVVQEVALADPAQIHIMCGTAVLNWKRLGAFIQFLHEARWSHSLETHIERSFEHVKLFSEIQILNKPRSLSSRHLGIGGGLHKINGVRPLLAELVYYTKIGGWNARSESAWLACASFIISTLRSFQFGDDRDHIHGCLSMLSMLLPQGFPSPIVPDYDRSVEDVFTSVAACFLQRLPLLSELRQVGKEKSRRNTTLPSWVPDYSVPNLTKIDRHKLFDVSTKTEASLDVLEEHERMIWRYQLRRPSVTGHKLTLYGVRVGITMGKVHDLFTPESSYEMALTMISFFRTRPFEALCRPQLNIWDRLAAAVLNECLELYNLHLQPITPGHCLTSRTVDYYVPGRREFVHKRLDGSKVGVLIQDEIHEWVELYESQNRPSRLNPFPLDRTPKLSPCPLHVDTKVWEELENECFYHTSRGSFGLGSPSSVPNDQIWLAEGASVPFILREVTPVSKTHQEGTHPPIFRYVGDIELSALDIYSSDFTFERHRSRYKEINII from the coding sequence ATGACTGAATCACTGGCGGACTACCAGTACCAGGCTCTTTCAACGATCGACTCCATACGCCTTCTAAGCGTCTCGCAAGACGACAATCATCCCCATGGACTCTGCTTGTCTCTCAAGGAGGTCAACTTGGATGATGAACCGATCTTTGCCGCGCTATCCTATACCTGGCAGTTACCCAAGTATAGCAACTCCGAGCAGACACAAGAGCCAGGGCCGGGAAAGACATTTGATGTTGTCTGCGACGGCAGGTCGATGGAGATATCTGAGAACTTGTTCGACTTCCTCCGCACCATCCTCGATTATCGGTGTCTATCGGGAACCAAGGCAGACAGAGCTTCCTCCACGACTCGCAAGTGTCTGCCCAAAGTTAGAGCTGCTCTGGAAACCATGCCACTGTGGATAGACGCATTCTGCATCAATCAGGCCAACAGCGAGGAAAAGAAGCACCAAGTTCTTCTCATGCACCGCATTTACAGCTCGGCACAGAACGTGCTGGTGTGGCTGGGCCTATCAGAACCTGGATCCGAGGTCCAGTGGATCCACGACAGATTCATTCCTCGTCTATCTCGGGCACGAAAGGAGTCGGAAAGCATGAAAAAGCTGTTGCAGGAGGACCATTACTGCAGGACGCCCGAAGTTATCGATCAGTTGGGATATGACACATGTTCCCGGTGGGCCACGTCGTGGTTCATATTTGCAAAGTTCCTTAGAGAAAACCGCTGGTTCGATCGCGGTTGGGTCGTCCAAGAGGTTGCGTTGGCAGATCCAGCTCAAATACACATCATGTGTGGAACAGCCGTCTTGAACTGGAAGCGCCTCGGGGCATTTATACAATTTCTTCACGAGGCTCGATGGAGCCACTCCTTGGAAACACATATCGAACGGTCTTTCGAACATGTGAAACTGTTTTCCGAGATCCAAATCCTAAACAAGCCACGGAGTCTTAGCAGTAGGCATCTTGGCATCGGAGGCGGCCTACATAAGATCAACGGAGTCCGCCCACTCTTAGCCGAGCTTGTGTACTACACGAAAATCGGAGGCTGGAACGCGAGGTCGGAGTCCGCATGGCTCGCATGTGCCAGCTTCATCATATCCACTCTCCGCTCTTTCCAATTCGGAGACGATCGCGATCATATCCACGGGTGTTTGAGTATGCTGTCGATGCTTCTCCCCCAAGGTTTTCCCAGCCCCATAGTTCCTGACTACGACCGAAGTGTGGAGGACGTCTTCACATCTGTTGCAGCCTGCTTTCTCCAACGGCTTCCCTTACTCTCGGAACTCAGACAGGTCGGGAAGGAGAAATCACGCCGGAACACTACATTACCATCCTGGGtaccagattattcagtacCAAACTTGACGAAAATAGATCGCCATAAGCTATTCGACGTATCGACTAAGACTGAGGCAAGCCTCGATGTTTTAGAGGAGCACGAGAGAATGATATGGCGCTATCAACTTAGGAGGCCATCCGTCACCGGACACAAGCTTACTTTGTATGGTGTGAGAGTGGGCATTACGATGGGTAAAGTTCACGACCTCTTCACTCCAGAGTCTAGTTACGAGATGGCCTTGACGATGATCAGCTTCTTTCGAACTAGGCCATTCGAAGCCCTCTGTCGCCCTCAACTGAATATATGGGATAGGTTGGCAGCAGCAGTCCTCAACGAATGCTTGGAATTATACAACTTACACTTGCAGCCTATTACGCCTGGTCACTGTCTCACGTCTCGAACAGTCGACTATTACGTTCCGGGACGGCGAGAATTTGTACACAAACGACTCGACGGGTCCAAGGTGGGAGTATTAATCCAGGACGAAATCCATGAGTGGGTTGAACTATATGAAAGTCAGAATCGCCCCTCTCGTCTGAATCCCTTCCCTTTGGATAGAACCCCCAAGTTGAGTCCCTGCCCACTACATGTAGATACAAAGGTCTGGGAAGAGCTTGAAAACGAGTGTTTCTATCACACATCTAGAGGGAGTTTTGGACTGGGTTCCCCCTCTTCAGTGCCGAATGACCAGATCTGGCTGGCTGAAGGTGCTTCAGTTCCCTTCATTCTCCGCGAAGTCACGCCTGTGTCGAAGACTCACCAGGAGGGTACTCATCCTCCAATATTTCGCTATGTTGGAGACATTGAGCTCTCTGCTCTTGACATCTATTCTAGTGACTTCACCTTTGAGCGGCACCGATCGAGATACAAGGAAATCAACATTATCTGA